The following proteins are encoded in a genomic region of Rattus rattus isolate New Zealand chromosome 2, Rrattus_CSIRO_v1, whole genome shotgun sequence:
- the Mamstr gene encoding MEF2-activating motif and SAP domain-containing transcriptional regulator isoform X1 gives MPPEQRQGPRADLQVERSTLGPPEPPLWEKKNSQRPHPRMKPSSPRVSSPSPPSHKLELQTLKLEELTVKASATNRKLKFSGAAEPLGSAPAPVPDPAPSPALAPAPSPAPVPAPAPFPTPSPASLTLEEELQEAIRRAQLLPNRDIDDILEDQVEPDELLPPIPLDFPGSFDLLSPSPDSEGFSSVFSSSLPSPTSSLSPSPRALTDSLDWLEALSGGPPLGSGPPGPSIFSADLSDPSGSRLWELLPDPW, from the exons ATGCCTCCAGAACAGAGACAAGGGCCCAGGGCAGATCTCCAAGTGGAGAGGTCAACTCTGGGTCCCCCGGAACCACCTctgtgggaaaagaaaaactcacagagaccacacCCTCG GATGAAGCCTTCCTCACCAAGAGTCTCCAGTCCCTCGCCCCCTTCACACAAGCTGGAACTTCAGACCCTTAAACTGGAAGAGCTGACG GTGAAGGCAAGCGCGACAAATCGTAAGCTGAAGTTTTCTGGAGCTGCGGAGCCCCTAGGGTCAGCTCCCGCTCCTGTTCCCGATCCCGCTCCCTCTCCAGCTTTGGCTCCAGCTCCGtctccagctccagttccagcTCCAGCTCCCTTCCCAACACCTTCTCCAGCTAGCCTGACTCTGGAGGAGGAGCTGCAGGAAGCGATCCGTAGGGCACAG CTGCTTCCAAACCGCGACATCGATGACATCTTGGAAGACCAAGTGGAGCCAGATG AACTGCTGCCTCCCATCCCCTTGGACTTCCCTGGCTCATTTGACCTGCTGTCTCCCTCCCCGGACTCGGAAGGCTTCTCTTCCGTCTTCTCTTCTTCACTACCGTCCCCCACAagctccctgtccccttctccaaGGGCCCTCACCGATTCTTTGGACTGGCTGGAAGCCTTGAGTGGGGGTCCACCACTGGGCTCTGGGCCTCCAGGCCCCAGCATCTTCTCCGCGGACCTATCTGACCCCAGTGGCAGTCGGCTCTGGGAACTGCTGCCAGATCCATGGTGA
- the Mamstr gene encoding MEF2-activating motif and SAP domain-containing transcriptional regulator isoform X2, which translates to MPPEQRQGPRADLQVERSTLGPPEPPLWEKKNSQRPHPRMKPSSPRVSSPSPPSHKLELQTLKLEELTVSELRQQLRLRGLPVSGTKAMLLERMRGGTPPRERQKPRREDKEAAAPWPRLRPKALGTTRLPGTVKASATNRKLKFSGAAEPLGSAPAPVPDPAPSPALAPAPSPAPVPAPAPFPTPSPASLTLEEELQEAIRRAQLLPNRDIDDILEDQVEPDELLPPIPLDFPGSFDLLSPSPDSEGFSSVFSSSLPSPTSSLSPSPRALTDSLDWLEALSGGPPLGSGPPGPSIFSADLSDPSGSRLWELLPDPW; encoded by the exons ATGCCTCCAGAACAGAGACAAGGGCCCAGGGCAGATCTCCAAGTGGAGAGGTCAACTCTGGGTCCCCCGGAACCACCTctgtgggaaaagaaaaactcacagagaccacacCCTCG GATGAAGCCTTCCTCACCAAGAGTCTCCAGTCCCTCGCCCCCTTCACACAAGCTGGAACTTCAGACCCTTAAACTGGAAGAGCTGACG GTCTCAGAGCTTAGGCAGCAGCTGCGCCTGCGGGGACTCCCGGTGTCCGGGACCAAAGCGATGCTTCTGGAGCGCATGCGTGGTGGCACCCCGCCCAGAGAACGGCAGAAGCCAAGGCGCGAGGACAAAGAGGCCGCAGCTCCCTGGCCGCGCCTCAGGCCCAAGGCGCTGGGAACTACCCGGCTGCCCGGCACG GTGAAGGCAAGCGCGACAAATCGTAAGCTGAAGTTTTCTGGAGCTGCGGAGCCCCTAGGGTCAGCTCCCGCTCCTGTTCCCGATCCCGCTCCCTCTCCAGCTTTGGCTCCAGCTCCGtctccagctccagttccagcTCCAGCTCCCTTCCCAACACCTTCTCCAGCTAGCCTGACTCTGGAGGAGGAGCTGCAGGAAGCGATCCGTAGGGCACAG CTGCTTCCAAACCGCGACATCGATGACATCTTGGAAGACCAAGTGGAGCCAGATG AACTGCTGCCTCCCATCCCCTTGGACTTCCCTGGCTCATTTGACCTGCTGTCTCCCTCCCCGGACTCGGAAGGCTTCTCTTCCGTCTTCTCTTCTTCACTACCGTCCCCCACAagctccctgtccccttctccaaGGGCCCTCACCGATTCTTTGGACTGGCTGGAAGCCTTGAGTGGGGGTCCACCACTGGGCTCTGGGCCTCCAGGCCCCAGCATCTTCTCCGCGGACCTATCTGACCCCAGTGGCAGTCGGCTCTGGGAACTGCTGCCAGATCCATGGTGA
- the LOC116892134 gene encoding galactoside 2-alpha-L-fucosyltransferase 2: MASAQVPFSFPLAHFLIFVFVTSTIIHLQQRIVKLQPLSEKVLPMTTQMSSGNTESPEMPRDSEQHGNGELRGMFTINSIGRLGNQMGEYATLFALARMNGRLAFIPPSMHNALAPIFRISLPVLHSDTAKKIPWQNYHLNDWMEERYRHIPGHYVRFTGYPCSWTFYHHLRPEILKEFTLHDHVREEAQAFLRGLRVNGSQPSTFVGVHVRRGDYVHVMPNVWKGVVADRGYLEKALDMFRARYSSPVFVVTSNGMAWCRENINASRGDVVFAGNGIEGSPAKDFALLTQCNHTIMTIGTFGIWAAYLAGGDTIYLANYTLPDSPFLKVFKPEAAFLPEWVGIPADLSPLLKH, encoded by the coding sequence ATGGCCAGCGCCCaggttcctttctcctttcctctggcCCACTTCCTCATCTTTGTCTTCGTGACTTCCACCATCATCCACCTCCAGCAGCGAATAGTGAAGCTCCAACCCCTGTCAGAGAAGGTATTACCGATGACGACTCAAATGTCCTCGGGAAACACAGAAAGCCCAGAGATGCCGCGGGACAGCGAGCAGCATGGGAATGGCGAGCTGCGGGGCATGTTCACGATCAATTCCATTGGCCGGCTGGGGAACCAGATGGGCGAATATGCTACATTGTTTGCACTGGCCAGGATGAACGGACGGCTTGCGTTCATCCCCCCATCCATGCACAACGCTCTAGCGCCCATCTTCAGGATCAGCCTCCCGGTGTTACACAGCGACACGGCCAAAAAGATCCCGTGGCAGAATTACCATCTCAACGACTGGATGGAGGAGCGTTACCGCCACATTCCGGGACACTATGTGCGCTTCACGGGCTACCCGTGCTCCTGGACCTTCTACCACCACCTGCGCCCGGAGATCCTGAAGGAGTTCACCCTGCATGACCACGTGCGGGAGGAAGCCCAGGCCTTCCTGCGTGGTCTGCGGGTGAATGGGAGCCAGCCGAGTACTTTTGTGGGTGTCCATGTGCGCCGAGGGGACTATGTGCATGTCATGCCTAATGTGTGGAAGGGCGTGGTGGCTGACCGGGGTTACCTGGAAAAGGCCCTGGATATGTTCCGGGCACGCTATTCATCTCCAGTCTTCGTGGTTACAAGCAACGGTATGGCCTGGTGCCGGGAGAACATCAATGCTTCCCGAGGAGACGTGGTGTTCGCGGGCAATGGTATTGAGGGGTCGCCAGCCAAGGACTTCGCGCTGCTCACCCAGTGCAACCACACCATCATGACTATTGGGACCTTTGGGATTTGGGCTGCCTACCTGGCAGGTGGTGATACCATCTACTTAGCCAACTACACCCTTCCGGATTCTCCGTTCCTCAAAGTCTTTAAGCCAGAGGCAGCCTTCCTACCCGAATGGGTGGGCATCCCTGCCGATCTGTCCCCACTCCTTAAGCACTAA